From one Montipora capricornis isolate CH-2021 chromosome 10, ASM3666992v2, whole genome shotgun sequence genomic stretch:
- the LOC138022439 gene encoding uncharacterized protein, translated as MTKTDIQSAFRIIPVHPQDWELLGMSWQGRYYFDKVIPFGLRSAPFLFNQLSYALEWLVKHHLNIHSVIHILDDFFLVQPPPASHCATALCQVLTLFEELNIPIAPKKTFRPSTTLEFMGITLDSVLMQARLPGDKLLKARAMLSSWSHKRSCYLREVQSLIGTLQFACRVISPGRAFLQRIIQLTKGQNNPGQVIFLNNDFRKDVVMWQLFLSHWNGVSLFLPPYSEPSPHIHLFTDASGAIGYGAFFNNLWFQGGWLPEHSLNTSMGISITWQELFPIYLACMVWGPLWANRRICFHCDNQAVVAILSSKSSRIPRVMNLIRLITFQTLKYNFTFTAKHVPGLDNSIADSLSRFQVSRFRLLAPDASPTPYPIPAYLLRV; from the coding sequence ATTTTGACAAAGTCATTCCCTTTGGTCTTCGTAGTGCCCCATTCCTCTTCAACCAGTTGTCCTATGCCCTGGAATGGTTGGTAAAACATCACCTTAATATTCACTCTGTCATTCACATTCTGGATGATTTTTTCCTAGTTCAACCTCCCCCCGCATCCCACTGTGCCACTGCCCTCTGCCAAGTGCTGACCCTCTTTGAGGAATTAAATATCCCGATAGCTCCCAAGAAAACTTTCCGTCCCTCAACCACACTCGAGTTTATGGGGATAACCCTGGATTCGGTACTCATGCAGGCCCGTCTCCCAGGGGATAAGCTTCTCAAAGCAAGGGCCATGCTTTCTAGTTGGTCACACAAACGTTCTTGTTACTTAAGGGAAGTGCAGTCCCTTATTGGGACCTTGCAGTTTGCCTGCCGTGTCATTTCCCCGGGTCGCGCCTTTCTACAGCGCATTATTCAACTGACCAAGGGCCAAAACAACCCGGGACAGGTTATTTTTCTCAACAACGATTTTCGCAAGGATGTTGTCATGTGGCAACTTTTCCTCTCCCACTGGAATGGGGTCAGCCTTTTCCTTCCCCCCTACTCTGAACCCTCACCACACATTCACTTGTTCACCGATGCATCCGGCGCCATCGGCTATGGGGCATTTTTCAATAACCTTTGGTTCCAGGGTGGATGGCTCCCTGAACACTCCCTGAACACTTCTATGGGCATCAGCATTACATGGCAGGAGCTTTTCCCTATCTATTTGGCGTGCATGGTGTGGGGCCCCCTTTGGGCAAACCGTAGAATTTGCTTCCATTGCGACAATCAGGCTGTGGTTGCTATACTATCCTCTAAGAGCTCAAGGATCCCTCGTGTCATGAACCTTATCCGTCTTATTACTTTCCAAACCTTAAAATACAACTTTACCTTCACTGCCAAACATGTCCCCGGGCTAGACAACAGCATTGCTGATAGTCTCTCTCGCTTCCAGGTGTCCCGGTTCCGCCTCCTCGCACCAGATGCATCGCCTACTCCCTATCCCATCCCTGCTTACCTGCTGAGGGTCTAA